ACTCCAAAAACAGCGTTTGGGCGAAGCCAGCCGGCTCAAAAGCGCCTTTCTGTCCAACATGAGCCACGAGCTGCGCACCCCGCTCAATTCCGTCATCGCCCTGTCCGAGGTTCTGAACCGCCGCCTGCGCCCGTCCATCCCGGCCGAGGAGCAGCGCTATCTGGAAATGATCGAGCACAATGGCCGGCAGCTTCTGGAACTGATCAATTCCATCCTGGATCTGTCCCGGATCGAGGCCGGACGCGAGGATGTCCGTGTCACGCCGTTCAAGCTCCACGACCTGACCCAGAGCGTCATCGACACCGTGGAACCACAAGCCCAGGGCAAGGGAATCGAGCTGCGCCACCTCGTTCCGGCGGACCTGCCCCTGCTGCGGAGCGATTTCGCCAAATGCCGGCATATCCTGCAAAACCTGATCGCCAACGCGGTCAAATTCACCGACGTCGGGCATGTCGAGGTCATGGCGGCCCAGTCCGGGGCGATGGTGCTGATCACGGTCCGTGATACGGGCATCGGCATCCAGCCGGAGCAGCTCCCGTTTATTTTCGATGAATTCCGCCAGGGAGACGACAGCACCTCCCGCGCCCACGGGGGCACGGGCCTGGGGCTGGCCATCGCCCGCAAGTACGCGACCATGCTCCACGGCGACATCGACGTGCGCAGCACGCCGGGCCAGGGCTCGACCTTTGTCCTGCGCCTGCCCCTGAACCTGTCCCACGATCTGCCCGCGACGCTCCTGGAACCACGGTCCGACCCGACGCCTCGATCCGGTGCCGGCCACCGGCTGCTCGTGGTGGAAGACAGCGAACCGGCGGCGATCCAGGTGCGCGACATCCTGTCCGCCCAGGGCTATCGCGTGGACGCGGTTCGGAGTGGCCGCGAAGCCCTGGCGCGCATTGCCCAGGACGCCCCCGAGGCCATGATTCTGGATCTGATGATGTCCGAAATGGACGGCTTCGAAGTCCTGCGCCAGGTCCGCGCCCAGGACGCCACGGCCAGGTTGCCGGTGCTGATCCTGACCGCCAAGCACATCACCCGCGAGGAACTGAGTTTTCTTGAGGGCCAACACGTCCAGCAGCTGATCCAGAAGGGCGGCATCAACAAGGCCGACCTGCTGACGGCCGTCGCGGCCATGATTTCCACCACGCCGGACGCCCGCGCCAATCAGGCTCCAAAACCCGATCCGAC
The genomic region above belongs to Deltaproteobacteria bacterium and contains:
- a CDS encoding response regulator — its product is MLRKGDLHAFCRNVLSALIHHTSSHNGAVYLLDEDSQEFRHYESIGLSVKQTSFSADTLEGEFGPAIALGQIRRIADIPPDTRFALATVGGALVPREIVTIPIHSGPNVVAVISLASLAPYPPRALRLLEEIRNVLSARLNALILNRKLRDFTAQLEQQNQELELQKKELATQATLLRDQNSALELQKQRLGEASRLKSAFLSNMSHELRTPLNSVIALSEVLNRRLRPSIPAEEQRYLEMIEHNGRQLLELINSILDLSRIEAGREDVRVTPFKLHDLTQSVIDTVEPQAQGKGIELRHLVPADLPLLRSDFAKCRHILQNLIANAVKFTDVGHVEVMAAQSGAMVLITVRDTGIGIQPEQLPFIFDEFRQGDDSTSRAHGGTGLGLAIARKYATMLHGDIDVRSTPGQGSTFVLRLPLNLSHDLPATLLEPRSDPTPRSGAGHRLLVVEDSEPAAIQVRDILSAQGYRVDAVRSGREALARIAQDAPEAMILDLMMSEMDGFEVLRQVRAQDATARLPVLILTAKHITREELSFLEGQHVQQLIQKGGINKADLLTAVAAMISTTPDARANQAPKPDPTPARRSRPRGQRPVILVVEDNPDNLATMRALLHGVATLVEADNGQTGLLAARAHRPDLILMDISLPIMDGFAALDALRADPELRAIPVVAVTANAMSGDRENTLARGFDAYLSKPLDGTRLEQTINQMLEGHAPPGGPDPSRTRP